ACCGAGGACGAGAAGCTCGAAATCGCCAAGCGTCACCTGCTCGACAAGCAGATCAAGGCGCATGGGCTGAAAAAGGGCGAGTTCTCGGTCACCGATGGCGCGCTGACCGACATCCTGCGCTATTACACGCGTGAGGCCGGTGTGCGGAACCTCGAGCGCGAGATCGCGCGGCTGACCCGGAAGGCGGTTACCAAGATCGTCAAGAAGGAGGCCGAGAAGGTCGAGGTCACCTCCGAGAACCTCTCGGATTTCCTCGGCGTGCGGAAGTTCCGCTACGGTCTCGCCGAGGACGAGAACCAGGTCGGTGTGGTCACCGGGCTTGCCTATACCTCGGTGGGCGGCGACCTGCTGCATATCGAGGCGCTGAAACTGCCCGGCAAGGGGCGGATGAAGACCACCGGTAAACTCGGCGACGTGATGAAGGAGAGCATTGAGGCGGCCTCGTCCTACGTGCGCTCCATCGCGCCGCAGATCGGGGTCAAGCCGCCGCGCTTCGACAAGTGGGATATCCACGTCCACGTGCCCGACGGTGCCACGCCCAAGGACGGCCCCTCGGCGGGTCTGGCCATGGTCACGGCCATCGTCTCGGTGCTGACCGGGCTGCCGGTGCGCAAGGACATCGCCATGACCGGCGAGGTCACCCTGCGCGGCAATGCCTCCGCCATCGGCGGGCTGAAGGAAAAGCTGCTCGCGGCGCTGCGCGGCGGGATCAAGACCGTTCTCATTCCCGAAGAGAACGAGAAGGATCTGGCCGAGCTGCCCGACAATGTGAAGGAGGGGCTGGAGATCATCCCCGTCAAACATGTGTCGGAGGTGCTGGAGATCGCGCTGATCGGCAAGCCCGAGCCGGTGGAGTGGGACGAGGAGGCCGAAGAGGCCGCCGCTGCCCTCGCCAAGTCCGAGGGCAGCGCGGCAGGGGCCGTCGCGCACTGAGCGCCCGCATCTGATCGGGAGAAGGCGCCGCAATCGCTTGCGGCGCCTTTTTCTTTTGCAGCGATGGTTGGGACGTCGCTGGGTGCAGAGCCATTGCCTCGCGGTCGCAGAACGGGAGCCGGGCAGGGGCGCGAAAGTGACCTCCGGTTGCGGAACATCGCGGGTGATACGATCCTCGACAGCGCAAGCGGTGAGGTCCCGGATCAAGTCCGGGGCGGGTCGCGCATGACCTATAGGCTGTGCAATCGGCCCACCGCACGGGCCCCGGCACCGAACCTTGCGGCATCGCCCCGACAGGCCCTCTCTGGACCCTCCCGCGCCGACCGCCTAACCTGGCATCCAAACCTGCACGACGCTCCCTCTCACGGATCCCCGGTGCCGCCTCTCCTCCGCCCCTTCCTGTTGCTGCTGGCCCTCGCGGCGCTGCCCGCCGCTGCCGAGCCCGAGCGCGCGCTGAAGATCGGCGTGCTCGACTTCATGGGAGAGGACGCGGCGCTGGCCCGCTGGGACGCCACCGGGACGGCGCTGAATGCAGCCCTTCCCGAGCATCGTTTCGAACTGGTCGCGCTCGACATCCCCGCGCTGGAAACCGCACTGGAGGCGGGGGCGCTGGATTTCGTTATCACCAATCCCGGCCATTACGCGGCGCTGGAATATCGCTTTCATATCAGCCGCATCGCCACCGCCGAGACTGGCGATCCCGTGGCCTCGACCCTCGTGGCAAAGGCGCCCATGGCGGGGATCGGCGCGCTGGCGGGCAAACGGCTTGCGGTGGTCTCGCCCGAGGCCTTTGGCGGCTTTCAGGTGATCTGGGACGAGATGGTTTCGGTCGATGCCGGCCTGCCGGGACGGGTGGAGCTGGTGGTCACCGGCTTTCCCATGCAGCGCGCCGCCGATGCGGTGCTCGCCGGCGAGGCCGACGCTGCGGTGCTGCGCGGCTGCCTGCTGGAGACGCTTCGCAGCGCGGATCCCGCGCGCTACGGCCCGCTGCACGCGGTGGCCACCAGGCCCGCCGCCGAGACCGCCTGCGCGGTCTCCAGCGCCGTCTATCCCGGCTGGCCCTTCGCCAAGGCGCCTGGAACCTCACCTGGACTTGCCAAGCAGGTCGCCGTGGCGCTGCTCAGCATGCAGGAGGGCGATCTCTGGACCGTGCCGCTGGACTACCAGCCGGTGCACGATCTGCTGCGCCGGCTGCGCATCGGCCCCTACGCCCGTAACGGCCCGGTGAGCCTTTCGGATTTCATCGCCGATTACCGCGACTGGCTGATCGCGCTCGCCATCGCGCTGGCCTTCTGGGCGCTCTATTCCGTGCGCATCGAAACGCTGGTGCGCCGCCGCACCCGGGCGCTCGACGCCGCCAATGCGGGGCTCAAGCGCGAGATGGCCGAGCGCCGCCGCGCCGAGGAGGCCGACCGGCTGCACCGGCGCGAGCTGGAACATGTTGCCCGCCTGTCGATCCTCGGCGAAATGGCGTCCTCCATCGCGCATGAGCTGAACCAGCCGCTCTCGGCGATCTCCAACTACGCGCAGGGTCTGCGCATGCGGCTGCAAACCGGCAATGGCGCACCGGAGGATCTCGGCCGCGCGGCGGGCGAGATCGCCGGGCAGGCGGACCGCGCCGCGCTGGTGATCAAGCGCATCCGCGCCTTTGTGCGCAAGCGCGAGAGCCAGCGCGCCCCGGTCTCCCTTGGAACGCTCCTGCGCGAGACCGAGGCGCTTTACGAGGGCGTGCTGCGCCGCGCGGGCGTGTCGGCGGATATGCAGGTGGAGAAGGATCTGCCCGAGGTCATGGCCGACCGGGTGCAGCTCCAGCAGGTGCTGCTGAACCTGGTGCAGAACGCGGTGGATGCCATGGAAGACACGGTGCCCGACGAGCGCCGGATCACCCTGCGCTGTGCGCGCCATACGGATCCAACGCGCGGGCCGGGGATCTGCCTTTCGGTGCGCGACCGGGGCTGCGGGCTGGGGCCGGAGGCGCTGGACCGCTTCGCCGAAGCCTTCTACACCACAAAGCCGGAGGGCATCGGTCTGGGGCTGGCGCTCAGCCGCTCCATCGTCGAGGCGCATGGCGGCTGGATGCGCGCGGAGACGCCGGAGCAGGGCGACGGTTTGCGTGTGCTGGTCTGGCTGCCGGAAAGGGACGAGACATGAGCGACGCGGTGATCCATATCGTCGACGACGACCGCGCGGCGCGCGAGGGGCTGGGCTTCCTGCTCTCCTCTCTGGGGCTGAGCGTGGCCGATCACGGCTCGGCGGCGGATCTGCTGGCCCGGCTCGATGACAGTGTGCCGGGGGTGATCCTCGCGGATGTGCGCATGCCGGGCATGACCGGGCTCGAGCTGCTGGACGAGTTGCAGCGCCGCGGCTGCCTGATGCCGGTCATCATGATCACCGGGCATGGCGACGTGCCCATGGCGGTGCGGGCGATGCGCGCGGGGGCGATGGATTTCTTCGAGAAACCGGTGAACGGCATGGCGCTGGTCGAGCGCCTCAACGAGGCGCTGCGTCTGGCGCGCGAACGTCAGGCGGCGGCGCGGGCGCGGGCGGGGGTGCTGGCGAAGGTCGCCAGCCTGACCGCCCGCGAGGCCGAGGTCGCCCGCGCGGTGATGGCCGGGCGTCAGAACAAACAGATCGCGTTTGAGCTGGGGATCAGTCTGAAGACGGTGGAGATCCACCGCCACAACGCCATGGACAAGCTCGGCGCGGGCAGCGCGGCGGAGCTGGTCCGGCTGCTGGTTGCGGCGGGTTGGGGGGAGTGAGGGCCGGACGCCTGGCGCCAGGCCCCGGCGTAGTCTCGCAGGGTAACCATTCCTTTTCTGCGCGAAACTGCTTGACCGGAACCAAGCCGAGACTGGCTGTTAGGCTCGATCATGGAGGCGTTGCGGCCGCTCTGACGCATAGAGGAAGCTCTCCTTCCTTTCCTGAAGCAAGCAGATAACCTGTTGAGTTTGTCAAATCTCACAGCTACCTTGGCAAGCGCGGGGGCGCCGGGGCCTTGGTGAGCTACACGATAGCTGAAGCTCGGGTTTGCTGACGGTCGGGCATCGGATTTCGGCCTTTAGCGGCAGATCAACACAAGCCGGGACCCGCACCTAACTCCTGAATTTATAGCCATAGTGTTCGAATATCGATCGCTGATCGCGTGATAGGCCAATCCTATCGATCGCATGTGGTTGAAGAACAAGACCGACATCACAGACCTCACCTTCATGTCTTGCCATGCATGGCGACAGTGCCTTGGCTGGCTCGGGAGACCATCTGGGCGAGCTGGTTTCAACGGCTTGATAGAAAGCGCTTGCCGCAACGTCAGCGAGTTGGAGGCCCGCATGCATGTAGTGCGGGACGTAGTCCACCAAGTCGAAACTGAGCACTTCGTGGTTCATAGTGTGCCAATTGAGGTAAGTTCGTCCGGTCATCTCCTGGAAGCGTAGGAGCTCCCAATAAGCCTTCGTTTGCCCGTAGGAGTGTCCGCCTCTAGCGCTGAAGACCACTTTCATCTTGGTGTGCTTCCCGAGCTTTCGGAAGGAGTTGTCAGCGCAATAATTCGTGGAGCGTTCCATCATGATCCTGACAACCCAGTTATAAAACCACTGCTTTCCTCCTGCCTGAGAGGCGCGCTGATTATTGTATCCGCGCATGTTTTTCTTGTTCGAGCAGACGGAAAACACCCTGATCGGAAACGTCGCGAGCATTTGAGCCGCGCGTCGTTGTTTCGATGGACTTAACTTTCGGAAGTGCAGTGTTGGTGATTGCGTAGCAGCAATGTCCTGGCGAATCTGATCAAGCCATTTTCGGCAGTTGCCCTCATCATGTGCCCGGATCATCAATCCACTTATGACGAGCCACTCGCTCGCACCGTTCTGGTCAATCGGCTTGACCTTTGTGAGCCCGTCATCACCAGCCTCATCAACATAAAGCACATATTCATAATCCATGGAGAAATCAGCCGAGTGCAACGGGGATTCGTCAAGTAGTAAGAATGCGCTTTTGCTCCGCTTTGCGTTCTTTTCCGTCTTCGAGCGAGCGGCTGCTTTCCTGGCGCTCCGGCCCTCCCGCTCTCGGCAGGGTTTGCAAGCGCAGCGAATGGCGGGTTCGGTGAATGCGGTGCAGCACTGACGGTCGCGCTGGAAGACCGCTGTGGGCCGGAAGCGCCGGCCCTGCACGAGCGGGCGGATTTCGGTCATCCGCTGTGGAATGGACGAGTGGCAGCTTTGCGGAAAGGGCAGACTGTACGAAATCCGCCAACTCAACACTAATTGCTTAGAGCCTCTCAACAAAGTCTGCGTAGGAAATATGACCAAGTACAGACTTCAAATCTTCCTGAGATATCTTTCCTTGGCTCAGTAGGTGGCGGTAGGCTCGAACTCTATTCCTATACCCCTTCGTTAAGCGAACAGAAGGACCATGGACCAGCAGACCATGAACCTTCAATCGAGCAGGCAGGGAACTAGAATAAACCTTGTCATTTGCGACAGTCCATCCATCCGATGCGATCTCTGTGAGAGCATTTCCCAAGAGATCATCTGGTAACTTACCTTTGCCTGAGAAAACAATATCATCAGCGTACCGGGTAAATACAGCGCCTGCTTCCATAGCAAGTGCAGTTAACCTTTCATCGAGTGATCTTAGCACCACATTGGATATGACGGGGCTTGCGGGCGATCCTTGGGGTAAGGCGCCATCTAGACACAGCAATTTGGTCAAAAGGTTCGTGCCTTGGCCAGCTGCATAACCAAGGATCAATAGTGCCTGCAGAACTCTTTCTTCGTTAATAGAGGGGAAGAAGTTCTCGATATCGACGGAAATCACCCACTCCGCGCCTACATGGCATTTGGCGGCATGGGCGTGAGACTTTCCAGGTATGAACCCAAAGGAGTTTGGGTGATGGTCATATTTTGCCACCCAGTGCAGCGAAAGCCATGACTGGATGGCTTTAAGCCCAACCTTGGGAGCATTTATCATGCGAGGCGGGGAGCCATTCCCCTTCGGTATTGGGAATATTCTATAATGTTTTCGAGTCCTGGTGCAAATCGACCAAATAAATCCCGGATTCAATCCGGTCATAACTGACAGCGACGCTACTGACGTAACTGGAGGAAGGCCTTGTGCGTAATAATCTCTTATTATCTGAGGCTCATCATCCTCAGCCCACCCGCCAAGACCTTTAATAAGGATATCAGGAGACTGCGCGAACAGGCAAACTTCAGAGAAATCGGGGTGTGGGAACCTCATTAGCAAAGTAACCTTTCGTAAGTACCGCCATCTTCAATTGGCGATCTGAAGGAGCGCCAATTGAAGATGGCGGAACCTTCTATCGTCTAGCCTCGGCAAGCAGGTGTGATACACACCTTCGCCCGAGGTTCCCACGACGCCAACCTAAGCACCAAGACGGCGCAAGGCAAGAGCCCGAGATACGTCTGGGCTAAAGCGATTTCGGCTGCTGCCCAAATCCATAAGGCACTGCAAAGTAAGAATATACTTTCCATCCTCTCTTCGTATGACCTGGCCTTTCCGTCGCGCGGTGTCGAGGAGGCGGCGAACCTCTGACAAAGTCATCGCATCAAAACCTGGTAACTGCAGAAGCTCGGTGAGTGCCTCCGGACTGCAAGGCGCGTGTCGCCTCAACACACGCAAGCATGCTGTCGGCGATGGAAGATTTTTTTCCGCCTTAAATGTTACTATTTGGTCTTCGATGCCCAACTGGCTCAAGAATCTGTGGATCGCATCAGCGACTGCTACTTGATCTTCAGCCAGAGTCCCAACAGGCAAGCCAACCCAGATTGCGGCCTGACCATGACCTGCAGCGACTGTCAAATCTAAATTGAGATGAGGAAGGCGTGCCTTGATCGATGCAGAAAGGAAAGACTCGATCTGCGCACCGTTTGGTTTTGGCTCAACAATCTTTACCTGTTCACCCTCGGCGATGAACCTTTTTTGCAACTTAGCGATCAGCCCCGGTATCAAAGCGGGCGTTTGCCCAGTTGCTTTGACAAATACAATAAAGCCCCCAGAAACGTCGGGATCATCAACGGGGTCACCGATAAGCGACAGACCGCTCTGCGTGATCAGTGAGGTTAGCTTCTCAGTCTTAGACATTGACTTGAACCCATGCCGAATATATCGCCGCACAGAAGGTATCACACTTTGGTCGCCAGTCGTGCGCAGCGGTGATCTCAACTTCTTTCAAAGAAAATCTATCACCACTTTGAAAATCGACCTCCTCTTCGGGGTTATAGTCCGCCACCACTCGAATTGCATAAGCCTGTTCAAGCAGCTTACTTAACGCGTCAACAGCCCTCAGTGCAGCTTCCGTATCCTTTACGAGCTTAGTGTCTCCGTCCTTCCTGGCGCGTGACCAAGCAATTCTCAGCTGTTTTCGCACAGTCGCCCTTAAAGTTACAGGATAGTCAGCATGGGGCATACGGGACCAAGAGGGATTTATGGACCTAAAGAGATCACGTGTTTTTAGAAATACGCTGTAGTAATACCTGTTAAATGCAGAGCGCGCATATGCGTCGCGCTGACCTCCTCCCAAGCCATGCGCATGGGTTTGCAGGTGATGCCCAACCGCATGAATGCCGTCCTCGAATGCCATTACCCACCTTTACCCATATCTTGAGTTGGCGTACCGCTGATCAAATGGCAACAGCCAATTTCTGCCATGACTGCATAGACGCTCAAAGATGCAACCATCCCGGCTACATCTTTGCGTCGTACTTGCTTATGTTCTGAGCTTTATGAGGCTGTTGTCAATGCTGCAAGGCCATCAGGTTTGATCGACGGCGTCTTCTGCCTCGGGCCATCCGCCGAGCGCTGCACGAATGTCCGCTCAGGGCGGGGAGCGGTCATTCGCTGCGCCCCGGACGAACGGCAGCGATGCGCAGGAAGCCAACCACTAATCAGAACTTGAAGCGCAGATTTTTTGGCAGCGGCGACGTTATCCCTCCCGGCATGCCACGCCGGCATTACTTGGAACCGCGTTTGTCGAGAAAGCCCTGTCTGTGTCGACAACTTCAAGAAGATCACGTTCATAGACAGTCTAGCAATTCAGTGACTATGGTGAGTGGCATAGTTGATTGAGTTGAGGTCCGTGATGCGTCGAATTCCCATTGCGATCTTTTGTGCCGCAGTATTGATGGGTCCGGTGTCCGCGCAGGAGGACACTCCGGATTATAGCGCCCTGAATGCCAAGGTGGTGACGGCTTACAATGAGGGCCGATATGCGGACGCAATAGAGCTTGCGAAGGCCGCGCTGGACGTTGCCGAGACAGCCTTGGGCCCGGAGCATCCCGACACCCTCACCAGCGTGAACAACCTCGCCGTTCTCTACCGAAGCACCGGCCGCTATGGCGAGGCGGAGCCGCTCTACCGCCGGGCCCTGGAGGCCCGCGAGCGCGTCCTGGGCCCGGAGCATCCCGACACCCTCAGAAGCGTGAACAACCTCGCCGCTCTCTACGAAAACACCGGCCGCTATGGCGAGGCGGAGCCGCTCTTCCGCCGGGCCCTGGAGGCCAGTGAAGAGGCCGACGGCTACGGCCCCATGCACCCGACGACCGTGGTCTACAATGGCAATCTTGCCTTTCTCCTGGCCAACAGTGATCGTCCCCAGGACGCCTTGCGCGCCTTTCGCCAGATCGATCAGCGGCTCGATCAATGGCTGCGCGTCGAGGTCTCCAACGCTCGAAGCGCCGCCATGCGCCGCGAGCTGCTGACCCTGAACAGCAACTATCAGGACGCCAGCTTCAGCTTCGTGCTGCAAAACCCCTCGCGGGCCGGAACCCGCTTTGCCGCAGATCTTACCCTCAAGTGGAAGAAGCGGATCGCGCAGGAGGACGCGGTGCTCAACAATCTCGTGCGCGAGACGGATGACAGCGCGGTCCTCGACCTGATCGCAAAGGTGAAGGCGGGCCGCGCCGGACTGTCGCGCATTGCCTTCGATCCCGCGATTTCCACGGAGGACAAGACCCGCAGGCGCGAGACGCTCGAAGCCGCCGAGGCGGAGCTGCGCGCCGCCTCCGAGAAGTTCCGCCGCTTCCAGCGCGTGAGCGCCGCCAGCGCGGATGACGTCAGCCTCGCCCTGCCGCGCAACAGCGCCCTCGTCGAATACAAGCTATTTG
The window above is part of the Salipiger abyssi genome. Proteins encoded here:
- a CDS encoding sensor histidine kinase, coding for MPPLLRPFLLLLALAALPAAAEPERALKIGVLDFMGEDAALARWDATGTALNAALPEHRFELVALDIPALETALEAGALDFVITNPGHYAALEYRFHISRIATAETGDPVASTLVAKAPMAGIGALAGKRLAVVSPEAFGGFQVIWDEMVSVDAGLPGRVELVVTGFPMQRAADAVLAGEADAAVLRGCLLETLRSADPARYGPLHAVATRPAAETACAVSSAVYPGWPFAKAPGTSPGLAKQVAVALLSMQEGDLWTVPLDYQPVHDLLRRLRIGPYARNGPVSLSDFIADYRDWLIALAIALAFWALYSVRIETLVRRRTRALDAANAGLKREMAERRRAEEADRLHRRELEHVARLSILGEMASSIAHELNQPLSAISNYAQGLRMRLQTGNGAPEDLGRAAGEIAGQADRAALVIKRIRAFVRKRESQRAPVSLGTLLRETEALYEGVLRRAGVSADMQVEKDLPEVMADRVQLQQVLLNLVQNAVDAMEDTVPDERRITLRCARHTDPTRGPGICLSVRDRGCGLGPEALDRFAEAFYTTKPEGIGLGLALSRSIVEAHGGWMRAETPEQGDGLRVLVWLPERDET
- a CDS encoding response regulator transcription factor, which produces MSDAVIHIVDDDRAAREGLGFLLSSLGLSVADHGSAADLLARLDDSVPGVILADVRMPGMTGLELLDELQRRGCLMPVIMITGHGDVPMAVRAMRAGAMDFFEKPVNGMALVERLNEALRLARERQAAARARAGVLAKVASLTAREAEVARAVMAGRQNKQIAFELGISLKTVEIHRHNAMDKLGAGSAAELVRLLVAAGWGE
- a CDS encoding DUF3800 domain-containing protein, whose product is MDYEYVLYVDEAGDDGLTKVKPIDQNGASEWLVISGLMIRAHDEGNCRKWLDQIRQDIAATQSPTLHFRKLSPSKQRRAAQMLATFPIRVFSVCSNKKNMRGYNNQRASQAGGKQWFYNWVVRIMMERSTNYCADNSFRKLGKHTKMKVVFSARGGHSYGQTKAYWELLRFQEMTGRTYLNWHTMNHEVLSFDLVDYVPHYMHAGLQLADVAASAFYQAVETSSPRWSPEPAKALSPCMARHEGEVCDVGLVLQPHAIDRIGLSRDQRSIFEHYGYKFRS
- a CDS encoding reverse transcriptase family protein, producing MRFPHPDFSEVCLFAQSPDILIKGLGGWAEDDEPQIIRDYYAQGLPPVTSVASLSVMTGLNPGFIWSICTRTRKHYRIFPIPKGNGSPPRMINAPKVGLKAIQSWLSLHWVAKYDHHPNSFGFIPGKSHAHAAKCHVGAEWVISVDIENFFPSINEERVLQALLILGYAAGQGTNLLTKLLCLDGALPQGSPASPVISNVVLRSLDERLTALAMEAGAVFTRYADDIVFSGKGKLPDDLLGNALTEIASDGWTVANDKVYSSSLPARLKVHGLLVHGPSVRLTKGYRNRVRAYRHLLSQGKISQEDLKSVLGHISYADFVERL